CTCGTCTTCAATTAGGGTCTCGATGTAGCCCTTGCGGCCTACGTGCAGCACCGGTTTACCATCTAACCCAGCCCTAACATACCCCTTCACGACTCTAATTAGGCTGCCCGCTTTGATCGAGAGCCGCTCCGAGCTTTCAGCAGCTTCATCCCATAATGTTACTGGCAAGAAGGATTCTTTATCAAATATCACTATACGCCTATATCTCCCAGTCGTACCGTCCCTTCTACTATAAATTTTAGTCGCATATGCTGATAGAACACAGCCTCTGACCGTTGCTTCTGACAACCCTATCTGAACCGCACTTGGGGTTAGTTCAACACCACCGCTCTCCACTTTCTCCTCAAGAGCCACACCCAGCTCAGAGGCTATGAGCCAGCAAGCTCCAGCATCACTAAGGTATCCTGCGCCTATTTGCCGCTTCTTCTCCTCTATAAGCCTGTTTAACTCTTCTTCACTCAGATCTCTCCTCTGACTGAGTATCTTTGCTTTTAACGCCTCGGCGTCAGGCATCTCTACAGCCTCTAACTCTACTCTGGTAAGTTGCTTATGCACTTAACCTATTCGCTTCCTTCTGAAAAATTGAAGCAGATCATAGTGCTCTTTTGTGCACCGAAGGCTGCACATCTACGATTAAGGCTCCACTTCACAAATATCCTAGCAGTTTTAGTAAGAGCTGGGCTGCAAGTACCCACATTATGAGACCGAGTCCGGATCTTATCGCGCCAGCTTTGAACCTCATGCTGGTTTTTGCTCCAAGAATTCCACCAATAAAAACACCAATGCTTGTCACTGAAATTAGAAGAATATCGAGGCTGTGGAATGCTGCGTGGCCTAATATACCGGAAAGTGCTGAGAAGGATATAATCAGATGCGAGGACCCAGCCGCGAACTTTGTCGGATACTTGCAGACGTAGACAATAAAAGGAACTATAAATACACCGCCGCCAACTCCTAGCAGTCCGGAGATAAATCCGACTCCGAAACTGAAAAGCACGATAAGCACATGCGTGGCAATTGGCAGGCCTTCCGGAGGCTTTTCTTCACCCTTTTTCTTTTCCCAATAACTATAGATCATTCTCGCTCCGAGACCGAGCAGGAAAATCACGAATAACCACATCAAAACGGTGGTATTAACAAATTTGGCTAAAGCTCCTCCTACAAAGGCTCCGACGCAGATACCTGGAACGTATAGGAATGACATTCTGAAGTCAATCATCTTGCGACGGTAGAAGATATAGCCCGCAGACACAGATGTTATCAGATTCAACACCAAAGAGGTGGAGGTGGCGATAATGCCAGCGTAACCGAGAACGAGTAGCAAAGGCGAGTATACTGACCCGCCGCCTTGCCCAAACATCGAGAACACGAAAGCTATTAGAAAGCTAAAGATGACTGCGAGGAGAAGCACAATATTGGCATCCATATGTTGATCACTTATTGCATTCCTTAATTTTGGGCGCTCTGCTTAATGTTTGAGATATGTAGATGCCATTACGATTGGTAATAGATTTGTTGCAGTAGCTAGGAAATTTATGTCGGATACTTTTGAACTGGAGCATATGAGGTCTTGTATCACCTATTAGACCTCTATTTCCACATATCGAATATTGTATTGACTACGTATTCACCTTCGTATTTTGAGCATGGTATACATACCTTTTCTCCATCGACTATACGTAGATACCTCTCGAAGACGTATTCACCACATTTTGAACATTTGGCAGTTTTGAAGATAGATCTTGGCCTCCTAAACGTGAAATCAGATAACTTCTCAACCTTGAACATTTCTTCATCAGAAGCCTCTAAAACGACTTTAACACTCTTCTCTGCAACCTCGGAAGGAATCTGTGAGGGCTCCACACCTCTCCTACGGTAGGCAAAGAACTCTTCTTTAGTTAGCTTATCGTAGAACTCAGTTTTGACCGACACTCGCACAGCTCCTTTTCCCCGCAAAGAGCCAAAGAATTCCTGAGCGAGCTTAGGAGGCTAGACTTCAAATCGCAGCTAGTGGGTTATGACGGAAAGATGGGGGGAGATGAGGCTAAAGAGATAGGAATTGACTTTAAGGCTTTATCTTCGGTAAATCGCTCTAAGACTACTGCTGAGGATACAAAGCGTGCTGTAAAAGATTGTATAAATGAAGGCGTTGGCTTGATTGTTTTTGTAGGCGGGGATGGCACAGCAAGAGATGTTCTAGATGCTATCAAAGAGGGCGTGCCAGTGATAGGTGTGCCTTCTGGTGTTAAGATGTATTCAGCTGTCTTCGCAGCTACACCAAGAGCCGCTGCTAGATTGGTTTACGAGTACCTTAGAGGTAGAGTAGCGGCTAGGTTAAGTGAGGTTCTTGATGTTGATGAGGAGAAGTATAGGTTAGGTGCGCTTTCGATCAAACTCTATGGTTATCTCCTAACATTATCAGACCCCATCCTTCTACAAGCTTCTAAGATGCCTACTGTAATTACTGAAGACGAATTGGAAAATCAAAAGGCGATAGCGAGGAGAGTTGTCCAAGATATGGTTGATGATGTGATCTACATACTTGGCTCCGGCACAACAACTAAAGCTGTAGCAGATCTACTTGGGCTACCTAAAACACTTCTCGGAGTTGATGTGATAAAGAAAGATAGAGTTATAGTTAAAGATTCTAATGAGGCGCAGACTCTTGAGGCGATAAAAGGGAAGAAGGCTAGAATAATCGTTTCGCCTATAGGGCGCCAAGGCTACATCTTCGGGAGAGGAAACCAGCAGATAAGCCCAGAAGTTATAAAGTTAGTTGGTAAAAGCGGTATAACAGTTGTAGCTACTAGAGGAAAGATATCTACACTGGACTCCTTAAGGGTTGATACAGGGGATCCTCAGCTAGACCAAGAGCTTGAAGGATACTATAAAGTCATAATTGACTACAACGAGAGCCAAGTCATAAGGTGCATTGCATAAAGTTATAAAACCATCAGATTTAACTGTATGGCTAGGCGCATAATTGGTTGGCGGATCTAAGACATTCTCTTAAAGAAGCTTTAAAGTCTATTCGCAGACCAACAGTAAGTTCTAGAACTATCTTACTCACCCTAGCTTTGATAGCGGTCTTCTCGATCGCACTATCTCTCAGAATATACCCAGCGAAGTATGGTTACTACTTACACGAGTATGACCCCTACTTTGATTACTATGCAACAAACTATTTGGTAGAGGGGGTTAAAGAGAGAGGTCTGATTAGCTTTGCTGACTATTTTGCGTGGAGGGATTATAGCACATGGTTCCCGGAAGGTAGGGATGTTGCTTTAAGCTCCCAAGTTGGATTGCACTTCGCAGGAGCGGGTCTCTACCTAATAGCAACTGAAATATTCAGCATCGAGATAAGTCTCTACGACTTCTTGGTGATTCTACCAGTATTCCTAGGTGCATTTACTAC
The sequence above is drawn from the Nitrososphaerota archaeon genome and encodes:
- a CDS encoding sulfite exporter TauE/SafE family protein — translated: MDANIVLLLAVIFSFLIAFVFSMFGQGGGSVYSPLLLVLGYAGIIATSTSLVLNLITSVSAGYIFYRRKMIDFRMSFLYVPGICVGAFVGGALAKFVNTTVLMWLFVIFLLGLGARMIYSYWEKKKGEEKPPEGLPIATHVLIVLFSFGVGFISGLLGVGGGVFIVPFIVYVCKYPTKFAAGSSHLIISFSALSGILGHAAFHSLDILLISVTSIGVFIGGILGAKTSMRFKAGAIRSGLGLIMWVLAAQLLLKLLGYL
- a CDS encoding ATP-NAD kinase family protein, yielding MVELSFDRHSHSSFSPQRAKEFLSELRRLDFKSQLVGYDGKMGGDEAKEIGIDFKALSSVNRSKTTAEDTKRAVKDCINEGVGLIVFVGGDGTARDVLDAIKEGVPVIGVPSGVKMYSAVFAATPRAAARLVYEYLRGRVAARLSEVLDVDEEKYRLGALSIKLYGYLLTLSDPILLQASKMPTVITEDELENQKAIARRVVQDMVDDVIYILGSGTTTKAVADLLGLPKTLLGVDVIKKDRVIVKDSNEAQTLEAIKGKKARIIVSPIGRQGYIFGRGNQQISPEVIKLVGKSGITVVATRGKISTLDSLRVDTGDPQLDQELEGYYKVIIDYNESQVIRCIA